Part of the Sphaerodactylus townsendi isolate TG3544 linkage group LG10, MPM_Stown_v2.3, whole genome shotgun sequence genome is shown below.
GCAGAGTTGCAGTGATACTTtcaccaaaaacatttaaaataaatgatcCAACAAGAAACATAATGAGCATGCCAATGTTGCTTCTGTCACAAATGCAGGACTTGGTTTGATCTTCCATATGCTGAAAGGGACATTAATCAACAGTACAGCTATGACACGAACTGTAAAAGTTTGAGAAATCATGTTTGGCAGCATGTGCTTTTCTGAAGAAATTTAAAATTATAAGGGAAGTTTGTATAAACATTTTCGTTGCCAGAATAACCTAATCAGCACAATGTCCTAAAGCCTAGCTGTGGCAAAGAGCTTTGAATATCTCAAGAGATGGAACAGCTGCACTAAATCTGTATGATCTTGTGTAACCATTTGAAGGATTATGGTTTTGAACAAACAGGTGTGAACTCCAGAATGGAACAGAGCCACAGTTTAGGAATCAGAATTGCCTAAAAGATCATATACTTCAGAACAACAAGGTACCTTCATCCTTCTGATTCTTACTTTATTTggatgcaaattttaaaaatagatgttttCTTAACTGATACACAATTCAACCAGCTGGTATACACTGACTTCCAAAAAGGATAGATAGGTATGATTGTAGTTTTCAAAAAGCATGCACTTAAGATGATGTTCCattaagaaaacaaaaccaaagatGCTAGTTCCCATAGAGAACAGTGATAGGTAGCAGATGAAGCATAAAAAGACATAATGTCAATAATACCAACAATGTGCGGCATATGTGTAGCTAATCTGCATATATTTTATGCAAAATACCAAATTGCAATTGATTCATAAGTTGAATTCATTCTACAGTATTCTTATAGTGTACCTACAAGTATCAGCCTTTTGAAATGTAAGATACAGACAGTATATTATCTGAGAAATTAGGAATTAAGATGTCTCCTCGCTTGTACTTCCTTTTCCAATCCTTCATCACTGTTTTGCCACTGCAGTTTCACATATCAATTTGTACCTTAAGGACTGCTGGGAAATGCCTACAGCTGAACAGATGTAGTTTAGGTTTCATGTTGACCACAGAACACATATGAATGCTCTGAAATATCTCAGAGCAAAAACTCATttgacaaaaacaaaagaaagtgaaTAAAACTAGAATAACTAGCTGTAGtttggtcattaaaaaaattgggaaggaagcagcagcaatCCTCTTACTGGTATTGTTAACACAACTGAttgttgtattaaaaaaaataaagaagtcaAGGCATTTTCattaattattatattttctGCATTATAGTTTAACATATGTACTTTCTTCGTGTCACCCTTATTTCATTAAGTATTGATATTTTGTTATAGTCAGACAGGAGTACATTTTTGGAACAGTTCTTTGtaataaatatcataaaataataaagattCACATAATAAATATTCTTTACAATAAAAAAGTTTTGACAGACCTTTGTCTTAAAAATAGTCAGAATTCAACTTTGTGTTttatacataaaatatacaaaagaGCACCACAATTTGTGGCTAAGGCAATAAAAACAGAGAGGCTAAAGTTACCAAGCACAGGGTTGAGTTAAATGTTGTTAAACCACAGAAATACAGAAATGTTAGAGACTAAAGAATGTTTATACAACTTAAAATTTATGATACCCGAAGATTATTTCTCAGATGCCAGAAACCAACAACTTTAGTATCAAAAGAAGAGAGGTTTTTAAAAGGCCCTGCACATATATAGAAGCTATAGAAACTAATGAACCAATCTGAAGCCAATACATCTTCAGTGTGCAGATCCTTCTATTAAGCAACAAAAAGTGGAAGAGCCAATCTAAATACATGAGGATCCCATGAGACtggacagagaaatttttaaaGGAGGAAGTGAAAAAAATGAGGTGCACTATGAAGAAAAGTCAGGTACAGGGTTTACTAAATTCCAAACCAACTATAACAaatgcttccttttttaaaaagcttaataATTCAActgtttctggggggaaaaacttgAAATAATTGCTTGGAAGGCATTAAGGGAGGGTGTGGAAAAAAGGAGTTGCAGAGAACAAATAAAATAGCATCTTTGGAAAGCTGTTTACAGAATAATAAGGCTTCAGAACAGCCCATTACCCTCATTACTTCTTTCAGGAGTGGATTACTCACAAACCTGAGATTACTTGCCAAGAACGGAGATGCAAGTACATGGGCCACACTTGCCAAAGACCAAAGAAACACTCAGATTTGCCCTTGTTGAGAGAAACTACAGTGTAGGAAACAAAGAACATTACAGGAAGAATGGAAAATGACTGGGAGGGAGGGTTGGTGGAAAAATCAAGACAGAAAAGCCAGCCACAACCTGAAAGAGTCTGAGGAACTGAACATCTCCCTCCATAAATCATGAGGGCTTGTCTTGACCCCTAGAAGGGCAACTTTCCAGCTTACAATAAACCGTGTTGGAGTTCTTACATCGGCAACCTGGACGATTGATCCGGTCATAACATCCTCGGCACAGTTTTAGGCATCCTTTTGCAGGAGGATAGCAGAGCAAACATGGCAAAACCAAGGACAGGGCTCCCATGCATAAGTACCTCGACCAGAAATGTGACTGGGAACAAGAGCAAGGATTATCCGCATAAGAGTCCCCTTCATCATCATTGGAACAGTGGTAGAAGATCCCTTTGACCAGGCACATACAGGTGCTGTATTCCACCATGCTCTCTGCTGAGCACAAGCATTGCCTGTTGCAGGCCAAGCAGGATGGCAAGGCCCTGGGTGCTGTGCACTCTCCACACTTGCACTTCCCGCACTGTTCACAGATAAATTTGTACTGCGTCGAGTCCTCTTTCAAGGGCCCTGTCAGGTCATCCACAATCAGAGATGACGGCTTGGGCTGCGTCCAGATTGGCCTCTCAGATCTGTGGCCTGGGCCTGGCCTGGATGGGGGTAGCCTTAGCAGCAGGCCCTGCTCTGAAGATGCGCTGCTGTTGCTTCCAGAACTAGCTGCGCTCCCAGTGCTCGTAGATCTGCTCAACACAGGAGCCCTCGCATTTTGTTGATGCAGCAAGTGACTGGGGTGGTTGGGTCTGTGCTCATAGTTATTATTCACATTAATTGGTATGATTTCATGAGTCCTTTCATGTTTTTCTTGCCTAGGTGCTGTCCGTGGAGCAGACTTTTTCACCACAGATGGGCCTTCAGTGTACTCATTGCTGCCCCTGATGGTCTTGATCTGGTCCAGGGACAAGATAGTTGTTGGCTGGACATCTCTTTCATAGTCTACCCTTTGCCTGCTATCCAAAGAAGGCTGCTGAAGGACAACTAATGAACTGCCGTTGCCATGCTGACCTTGGGACTCCATCTGTAGTGATCTCTACTTCTGGCATTCACTAAGAACCTGGCATGCATCTGAAGTCCtagaagacagagagagagaaaccaagGGTTAAAAAAGGGAACAAGTCATAGGAAACTTGACAAACAACAACACAGCATATGGCAAGTCACAAATTGTTCT
Proteins encoded:
- the SPRY1 gene encoding protein sprouty homolog 1, translated to MESQGQHGNGSSLVVLQQPSLDSRQRVDYERDVQPTTILSLDQIKTIRGSNEYTEGPSVVKKSAPRTAPRQEKHERTHEIIPINVNNNYEHRPNHPSHLLHQQNARAPVLSRSTSTGSAASSGSNSSASSEQGLLLRLPPSRPGPGHRSERPIWTQPKPSSLIVDDLTGPLKEDSTQYKFICEQCGKCKCGECTAPRALPSCLACNRQCLCSAESMVEYSTCMCLVKGIFYHCSNDDEGDSYADNPCSCSQSHFWSRYLCMGALSLVLPCLLCYPPAKGCLKLCRGCYDRINRPGCRCKNSNTVYCKLESCPSRGQDKPS